TTAATCTCAAGAACTTTCATTCTCGAGTTTATCGAgcacaaaaaaagaacaatattttaGGACGGGACAATCCCATGTGTTTGCTTACgtccttaataaaatataatttaaaatcaacacTGCATGTCTTATTTAACTCCTATTTTATGTCAGGCCTTAGGCAAACACATGCGATTCGAAGCttgaaaaaagtaagaaataacTCCCcactgcaaaaaaataaaataataataaataaataaaataatcgacttaatcataaatgtactgttattcaataaaaaaaatataattaaaatatatctatacacTAATTATTAggaataaatttcattttcccttttttttataggaatatgataaaatgtagaaaatactCTAGAATTTATTGACCAGAATCCTCTCTTTTTTAgtaatatctttaattaataaacccTTCTGTTTTAACTTAGCAGATGATGAAGCTCTAAAACTCTGGGATTTGTAAgaattaatactaatattagTCCCTTCTAAAGCCCACAGAGCCCATCCACTTAATGTAGGTGCGGACGTTTTTTCTATAGGAACTCTTAAATATGAAGTTCTCTctatataggctataaaaatAGGTTATTCTTCCaacttcttcattttcaaagatTCTCTAATATATTAAGTGGAAGAATTCTTTTCCAAAGATAGTAAAGGAATAACTAATTCtccacctttaaaaaaatattatatgactGTGGCTAGCTAAAGTACTAGCCCGAGCAAGAGTGGCTAAAGATAGCATGGATAATGTCTTTATAgagatcaatttttatatgattgtGAATTGATTACTTTAACCTGGTTTAATCTTGGCatttggaaatttaaattaaaacatccTCCCATTAGAGACTTAAATATGTTATcagaaaaattaatacttttaccTATGTGGAGAAAATCTGGCCTTTGGATTCCAAACATTCTCCCGATTCCCCAaattttttagggattttttctttaaaatttattttagattctGGAGTCACTAAAATGTCCGGTAGAGATTGTTGGCTACGGTTTGAAAGGGCCTTCTATTTAAGTGGAGGAGGGGAAAAGAAATAACCGAATGGTTCCCATGACATTGAGAACGCATCTGCACACTCTGCGCCTGTTGAAGTGAGTCAGgatgtttatattttctataaaataatctgTTAGGTCTGTCCATTAAAAAATTGGTCATGACTGACGTTTCAAAATTTCCAACCATATTTCCTTCGTCGTAGACCTTCTTGAACCTTTTTTTCACCTCTCTTCCAAGATACTTATGATTAAGGAGGTTCCACTCTCcacggaaaattaatttttatttgaaaggtattTATACCATGACCTCTTTTCACCTATTACCTTCTTTAGCGCTCCTTCATTTAAGATTTCTACCTGTGTTAGTTCTCTACTCCCCTGTCGTTGGCCAACACCGACTGGAATCTTTTGGGTAGTTAGACCAAAACTTTTTTTCGTCTCTTCCATGTCACAAGGGACTCAATCCTCCAGCTCATCTGAAAAGCGATCCAAAGCTACTTTTTCATGCCATCATTAGCTGACtctctttatattttgtaaaaaatcaaaatttcgtgtttttaattggaaattcatattttaatcattaaatatagcacttttgaggacgtataaaggcgtttaaGCAAAGAAATaacgcaatttgaagctttttttcaagaaattagacTGCTTAAGGAAGCCTTGCCATTGTAAAATAACCTCATCTCCCGAATTTTCACATAAATCCTCCAATTTCTTTAAACTTTCCCTTTGGCTGAAAAGTTTTCAATAGCGCCTAATAATGAACGCATGAGGATTCTTAATATCTCGTGGAAGACAATGTATTCACCGGTACATTAGTCCGGAGCTGAGTTGAGGAGGTGCCAACACATAATACATTCCATGCTCCAACTCATTTAACCCTCAATTTACAGAGTCTTTAGGGAGCAAATACGTTCTCTGACATCTCCCAGCGCTCGCAAGGCACCCAACTGGACTGGGCGAAACGCCTCTTCctttcatattcttttattcatctGAGGGGTTCTTCCTCGGTTAGGACGGAGAATTGTGTAATACTTTAATGTGATCGAGTATAACAGATAAATGCTGGACCGCATTCATCGAATGGAAACTCCATTCTCGAGCTCTCTTCTTGAGCACCTCTCAAATAATCACCAGGATCTAACTCATTGTCAGAGAAACTTAACCCTCGAGGAGAAATACTTAGATCTGAGGAAGGAGGGGAACGGTCCTGTTTCTCGACAATCTCGGGCTGATTGTAGATTACTTGGACCTTCCCCTAAAAAACTCTTCAGAATGTACTGAGAAATGGTCAGTAGCCATAGTGGGTTGGTAATTAAATCGAATACAATTTGGTTtaattgtaaaaacaataaaaaaaatatataccatatTATACGACAAAACTATCTAACTCTTACTTGAAAGGTAGAAacgaaaataatcaaattacatgGGATAAATTTAAGTGGGAACGAAATTATCGATACTCactgttttcttttatttaagcTACTGGTTAAATTAGCCATTTGCTTATAGCCTTTCTTAATAATGCAAATATTAGCCTGTGTTTgctgacataaaaaatatatatattataattgaaatatttcttacataaataaaattttatactttaataatttaattatatttgttaaaatgatttaaatataaagataaataatatgtatatattaatgttcttttaattggttacatggagttgcactgattaagtataagtaaacatgatattattacaattactccatctaacctaggaatcttttggagaaatccatatacataaagtatatttctttctctaggaatcacctgggtgTAAGTGTACACACAGTAAGttcaagataatattttttataaatttgggcACATGTATTATTTCACATTGAACAGGTGGgtttaaattgatgaaaataaatgtaatttgttgAATAACCTATCAATTAAAAGGAGTAACATTCATtgaagacaaattttatttcttgtctTCATTATATCTCTCCACAAAATTTATGTTCCTTGCATGACCATTATAATGAATGTGACATAAAAGCGCCGTTAAATGTTGTTATAGgtagaaccatttttttaatcacaaatgatgatttttttacaagtagTACTATAACTCCAGTGATCATAAAGAATAAAACTGTTTTAGTAGCTTAAAGTATAGATTCTTTAATTGAAGTATACTTTAGTAGAATTGGGAATTCTTTCTTTCACCATTAAActgttaaaaatttatataagtcataaaaaatgaaaattacatagatattattattcataattaaaaaaaatatatttaaattgtaataaatatttgaaggtaAAGAAAAATCATAACCATGTTGAAGCATGTAGAAAAGATAAAGTAACCTGTAATTAACCAAAGAGTAGCAGTTGAGAGCAAGTGATGGGAAATTGTACACCAACATatactaatgaaatattatttaaatacttaaaatagttaaagtattatatttactaaagaTTGCTTCAAATTTGTacaatatgtattcaaaaatatgatggACTACTACTTGTAAAacctgtataattttttatctgatCGGTTGTCTTCagttatttcatataaaatgtaattattttcattgactctactttttatttcttttcaatgtCTTTCCGAATCCTCTTCattacaaatttaacttttgagcGGAATGGATTCAGAAATACGTATTGAGGAAGTCTGTAAATACCCTTATTTgtggaatatataaataaatacagggacaaaaatagaaagataaataGTTGGAATTGCATTGTATAAAAAGTAAgtttattactaatatttataatatactagGACGTACccgtataatatattttatttcgaattactctattaatcctttaaataactccagaatttagtaaagTTTGCTTTTTCGCaattaagttgatttttttattaaacaagatcgattcctcATGTCTCAAAGTTCTTGTTAAGGTATAGGTTGTGGATTCGAAAatgtacgaaaaaaattataaatccaaaaaggaattattgtactaactgAAAAAGGGAGGacatatattgaatacgaattaacaAAGGGAATTAAGAAGAGAATTAGCGATTTAGTACGTATCTTCTTTATGGCTGCAAAGggaaattatttacaattattctaattataatggCCATAGGAATGGAAAAACTTCAAATGTTGTCTATCCACTAGTTCTACTTGGATACAATAGTCATaacaagtaaatattattaataattataacgtatataaaggatattttttgtaataaaagaagtacatttaaaaaattttaaatcctaaatattgatttttatgatACGGAAGATGTTCAAATCGTAAAAGctacaacaaataaaaacaaacctcctagttaaatttatgaaattactttaatattacataaaaatttaatatatataaaaataatgtttcattttaaatataacaattaatcataaaaatgtattttaaacgatttattatatgaaaagcGTGGAAGTAGtgcttcatttatatttaaacaaagaacTTAAACTAGATTATActtattacattaataaagatttacaaactttcattgaaaaaaaaaaaaaagtgtttggaaatattttatctttttttttatgtatatgaatgaTGTTAAATGAACCAactatagagaaaaaaaagttgaatttaaaatataagttttattaaaaagaaaagcaagaacttaaaaatatattgtgtatatatatatttacttttgttctcgaatataacaatatattctGTCTTTCTACAATTTCATAACGTTTGCGATGgctctttaattatatatcagaTCTTTGAAATGTAAAGCCCCCTCACCCCCCTAAAGACGCTCCTGTACATATATGATTGTCtctataaactttaaaatttattaatcatttatatttttattatatgtctaccataagtatataaaatttgataataattacgATTGCCTAAGGACATTTTACCTCAAATCCTTTTTTcatcaaggatattttgcattaatataaaaatagatgagATTTATGggtcatttttgatttaaattgatgttccctttaaatacattttatagtaataaatattgcatatttttgagtaagaaaattcaaaggaaacatcaatttcaacaaaagGAAACAATAAAGACGTAAaaccttaattatttatatattaaggcaaaatgttaTAAAACGAAATTGTTTAAGCTAAAATATAAGGATGTGCTGGTTAATTGGGAGATTTTTTAATGGGCTTTAACTCCTGAAATTTGCAGAATCGATGGAGAAAAGGATTATTCGACGTTTTCATCATTAGTAACGATGAccaataatgctattttaaatgtagaaggctcTCCTCTccataggagtaattcatttatctcccctcaaaataatataacagacTGTTGATATTAGACAGGGTTTTAATTCAGTCATAACATATATGACTTGTTTCCGCCTTCTACTCGTGCCCTTACTAAAATCCCATCTCTATCAATGACTATGTAATTATCTTTCTCTTACCATATGTATGATGCTGTTGgtttcattgattaaatttctagatttatgtttatttctacCAATAAAGTCGATGCATCTAGAAGAACATActccatcaaaaattattgttacttttCACTGTTCTGAAGGAAGCGACTATGACAAGGAATTGAGATATGTGCTTGGAGAAGAGGATATCcctgtatttgaatttaaaactcgAGACAATTTTCTCAAGTATTACAAGTTTGGCATATAAAAAGAGCTATCATGTGCAATTCCTCTATATAGATAAGGAACACAGTTttcataaagaatatattttcttaaaaacattaatGAGGACCTTCTCCTCTGTTTTGGTTTTGATATATTGTTCAACTGTTCagctataaaagttatttttcttaaaaaatcatttttatatatttttaatagtattaagAATTGTTATAAGCTGTTCAAGCTTTGATTCAAGTATGTAGAGAATCtgttctttcaaatttatagtattggtgtcaaaaataattgctaaataattgtaaatttttactcCGTTCCCAATCTTTCCTACTATAATCACAACTTTCCAACCAAAACTGTATAGCCaagaatgattaaaatattaatccattatcttactcagtttttatcaaggttgaatgacttatcaaatgttcaaatttgaagaaaatgatacaGTTCTGGATCATTTGTGTCCTAAAATGGCATTGCTTTCAATAAAGGCATGAGAAGAGTTGACGATATGGATCTTTGATATTACGATATGTAATTGCCAtgtcctctaaatattgaaatcatattagcctcttaattacaaaattctCATTTCCATGAATCGCATTCAATGTCATGGAGGACGCCAAATCTTCAAACGTTCAAATCTGGCAAAGATGATGGGcacatgtccttgggccaaaaatcagccatgttgtcggttCAGAACTACTGGCATTTGGACGATGTGTTGTCCTCTGGTTAGGTTGCCTTGAGTCTTGGTattatggtgaacctcagcaccttgtagtaggcctccccagccttaaaaaagaagggatacatcttcttgccgtcggacgcgACGatcccaggaccattgtttgggccggatgtttttGTACGGCACAACCTCTTGtaccccagaaactcagaataccttttcaagttgtgtcccccattTCCTTCTTTCCTAcagaggtcttttccatcctttttcatcttggccaccttgaaaatgaggctcctggagcacttcacaatgtccataaatTCCATAATTTTGGCATCCAAAAGGTATGAAATCTGCTACttactcactcatgatgacagatttgataaatgtttataattgtttacttatgtaGAAAGGGCAGGAAATTCGGAGTATGCagaaaacaatcacaaaacgtctctattttaattacataattagtatttattaacagtccatgttttgcttcttgtatatatacaagttatataataaaattgaatgttagaaaattaattataaatttcaaatttatttgttctcGTTCgatgtataaaatttgatttaaaacgTGTTAGAATTCATCATAAGAAAAGAAAGTAATATTGGAATTGTAGgcacaaaagttttaaaatgaattaagtgaaaaaaaacattaaactaTCTAATAtacgcattatattttattatattatactattatattttatcttacatAAAGGAAGACTACAAgctataaaatgaatttgatttttgaattccGCATAATTTCTattcacataatttttaatcaaactttggaATTTTCATCACAACTATACATTTAAGCAAATAGTTTgggttgtcttttttttttttggggggggcctTGATGATCACGAAGGACAACacaatacatagggtatttttgtgtaagtAAGATAACGCCATACTAGCTTTTGTAGATCGACAGCTGAAGCTTCCCTTTCTTATATAAGGATTCATTggttctactaatatctggagcGAAATAAGCAATGTGACTACACATAATATATACTCATCTTGGAGCCAATCACTTAATCTCAATTAGTGGGATGCgtatttttatggttaaaaatcaaatggcaaaacctAACTGACTATGTACAAttttactccatttttatttcaacagcaTCAGAAAATCTATTTGAAGTCACGTGCTACAATTAATGAATCTTCCATCAAGACAGCATTTTTGAACAGAAATGTATACTTTTCAGCCTGGAATTGCTACAGAcattacttttatcatttttccagaaggcatttaaaaaagattttaccaAAAGTAAAGTTTAAATCGAACATTTTATCCGTTAAAGTTAGGAGTAATTTTTATGGCCCaggatgtacaatatatataacgtAAATATTATTAGATAATTAAGAAAGAGAGGAAAGGATCAAAGGGctgaattgattaataatattaatattatattagacagTATTGTGTCCGTCATcactaaaaattatcattattttttttttaataatagtataattagaagtgtagttgtaaaaatacattttatctgtgataaatgtgaaaaagtaatttatatttacctCTTCACATTCACACTAAGATGTAACTTGTTTAATGGTTTCACATTAGCTTATCTTACTGGGTAACTACAAATTATCAACCTTGGttcttacattattatttttctattttcttctaATACGTTTGTAATTTTTCAGGTCATAATCATTGAAATGtttgaaaagttaattaaattttaagaagtaaATCCTTGAGAGTATTTTGTTGGAAGATGTCTCCCctcattttgtaaattaaaaatacatagaatttactgtttgaaataaaaaaaataaaaaaaaaagacagaaaagcTGAAACGATAACAGTCAAGATCAATTGActgctttttaaaatttacttttataagttcaaaatcctctttataatatatattaaaaatataaataaaaagtgagcattatttgtatttttaacgttgCATCtgactaatataaattttatttttataaaaataataatatttttaaacatatgctaaaataactttatttttattttagtatataagacatcaatttttggaaaaaatataatttaattagggCTATATACTAAAGATGTCTttgattgttaaaataaaaaattgataaatttgatttctttttccgTCAAACAGACAGAGCTATCATAGCTATATATCATTTGTACACCGATTTATAGaagttgtattaaaattgaaaaagattttatataaaaaaacatgaaaaaaattcaaaatatcttatttgaaacctaaaattgatttataaccgaaatatttgtcaatttaagaataatttttgttttgtcccttctgttttttcattacatctcaatattaatctttttagaagaaattttgaaaaaaatgaattaagttcttattacttaaaattaatattttctataacaatatttgcaaaaatgaaccagttatcgatgGTTATTTTTTGGACGACAGTACTCTCTTTATAATTTGGTTTttgcaattacaaaataaatattagaacttttgtgtttctctttacaaattCAAAGATACTAGTTacttttttgcacaatttgctgaaaaatttaatttacaatatccTTTGCAAATgtcgatttggtaatttttcacaaaaataaaaataaattttgttgccCTTGAATACAATGCTTTGATAATTTCTgattttatttatgtcattGACTTCAcaagattttatattattattactatcacTATTGTTTCGTTACTGGGTGAAAACCTGAAACCTACACACTTGTATTACATTGATTTGTGAAgttttatgtaagaaaaatagAACTGTTGTAATTGTATAGGTAGCCATGTTGCTCCAATACCTACTGCTCTTTGAATTTCTTAGATTGGACTAAAATATCATCTTTGCGAAATTCAAGGCCTCAGCAACACCGGGTAAATGTTCTCTAGTAAatcgatattttaatatatatccttATAATTACAGGATTACTAACTTAGttcttgttattgttttttaatagtttttaaatattgatgtttattattaataactataagTATGAAAACAAAACGATTAATAcactttctttaatattttcattaattataaaataatttttaatgtttttaggAGACAGAATGTGTAGGGATGAAATGGAGAGTTGTGAAACAAATGCATATAAATGTATGAATCCTGAATactatttcaaatgtaaaaaatcttGTGGATGCgaatgtaaatttattcaaaagtaaaatagttCGTAtcttaataatgattttaataatagcTGCTTGCACAGATAAATCTATAAAATGCATCCAGAATCCAAATAAATGTTTGGATCAAGAGCAACGATTTGAATGTCAACGTGTTTGTGGTAATTGTGATGGtaagtttaaaaacaatattaatttattaaaatcataaataatttcaatatttgcaacAATGATTAAAAAGGTTGTGAAGACTTACTTGAGCATCTAATGTGTAATGAGTTAAAAAATCTTTGCCATAATGGAAATGTTCGTTATTTTTGTCCTGCTACCTGCCGTTTGTGCGAAAGTAAGctataaataatgataagaattaattttgatcATAATTAATGTGTTTGTCTATCTCTTATAGAGGGTTGCAGAGATAATCTACCCTATAACATGATGTGCCATAATTTCAAGAAGTCTGGTTATTGTGACAGAAAAAGTATCTATCACAGGTTCATGCAAAGTGCCTGTCAAAAAACGTGCAACTTTTGCAAGTAACCTTTATCATGTATCTAAATTTGtttgtcaataattttaaacgagtaaa
This genomic stretch from Lepeophtheirus salmonis unplaced genomic scaffold, UVic_Lsal_1.4 unplaced_contig_791_pilon, whole genome shotgun sequence harbors:
- the LOC121122769 gene encoding uncharacterized protein, which translates into the protein MCRDEMESCETNAYKCMNPEYYFKCKKSCGCESACTDKSIKCIQNPNKCLDQEQRFECQRVCGNCDGCEDLLEHLMCNELKNLCHNGNVRYFCPATCRLCEKGCRDNLPYNMMCHNFKKSGYCDRKSIYHRFMQSACQKTCNFCK